A region from the Mesorhizobium shangrilense genome encodes:
- a CDS encoding ABC transporter permease, with translation MDIFNAIIQTLDSTIRLSVPLLLACLAGLYSERAGIFDIGLEGKMLVGAFAGAAAAAVFHSAFIGLGMAILISVAFAMVHGFASITHRGNQIVSGVAINFIAAGSTIILGQAWFQQGGRTPALGAGERFSPITLPGAEAVKDVPILGQIYSELLSGHSALVYLAFLMVPFTWWVLFRTRFGLRLRAVGENPAAVDTAGISVAWLRYRALICTGILTGVAGAYLSMAQNGGFVKDMTAGKGYIALAALIFAKWKPVNAMFACLLFGFLDALSIRLQGTPLPIIGKVPVQFMQALPYILTVILLAGFIGKAIPPRAGGVPYVKER, from the coding sequence ATGGACATCTTCAACGCCATCATCCAGACGCTGGACTCGACCATCCGCCTGTCGGTGCCCTTGCTGCTGGCCTGTCTCGCCGGGCTCTATTCGGAACGGGCCGGCATCTTCGACATCGGGCTTGAAGGCAAGATGCTGGTCGGCGCCTTTGCCGGCGCGGCTGCCGCTGCGGTCTTTCACTCGGCCTTTATCGGCCTCGGCATGGCCATCCTCATCTCGGTCGCTTTTGCCATGGTGCATGGCTTCGCCTCGATCACCCATCGCGGCAACCAGATCGTGTCCGGCGTCGCCATCAACTTCATTGCAGCGGGATCGACCATCATCCTCGGCCAAGCCTGGTTCCAGCAGGGCGGGCGCACGCCGGCGCTGGGTGCGGGCGAGCGGTTCTCGCCGATCACCTTGCCGGGTGCCGAAGCGGTCAAGGACGTGCCGATCCTCGGGCAGATCTATTCCGAGCTTCTGTCGGGCCATTCGGCGCTGGTCTACCTCGCTTTCCTGATGGTGCCGTTCACCTGGTGGGTGCTGTTTCGCACCCGCTTCGGCCTGCGCCTGCGCGCCGTCGGAGAGAACCCGGCGGCTGTCGATACGGCCGGCATATCTGTCGCATGGCTGCGCTACCGGGCGCTGATCTGCACGGGCATCCTGACCGGCGTCGCCGGCGCCTACCTGTCGATGGCGCAGAATGGCGGCTTCGTGAAGGACATGACCGCCGGCAAGGGCTACATCGCGCTGGCGGCACTCATCTTCGCCAAATGGAAGCCGGTCAACGCCATGTTCGCCTGCCTGCTGTTCGGCTTCCTCGACGCGCTGTCGATCCGACTGCAAGGCACGCCGCTGCCCATCATCGGCAAGGTGCCGGTGCAGTTCATGCAGGCGCTGCCCTATATCCTCACCGTCATCCTGCTCGCCGGCTTCATCGGCAAGGCCATTCCGCCGCGCGCCGGCGGCGTACCCTACGTCAAGGAGCGCTGA